The genomic window TGTGATTGGCTTGAGACATGGAGACTGGGAAAGCATGAGGGTTTGAGAAGAAGGGAGAGTTAAGGAGTTGAGAGAGAAGGTAGCCATTGCCAATGCCATTGTTGAAGGTTTGCTTGGTTTTTCCCTCTAGAGTTCATGGTTGAAGTGCATACTTAGCTTGTGAACCAATCGTTGGAGATGCATTGATGGCCACTCAACTAGAAGGATATAGTACTAGTTGGGAGATGACaaggcacaagggaagtcatAGATGgtgtatatttaataatttatagtaattaataataagtatttaaatttaaagtaattaatatcaTGTGTTTATTGATGCCAATAATCTTTCTGTTCCTTTCCATATCTAGTGGATCTGATTTTCGGTCTGTGTGTTGTTTTCTGTTCTTGTAAACTTCTTTGTTAGGCcagttgtgtttttctttttaataaattgtggtttatccacttttttaaaaaaataaaaacatttatataaataattgaatCATGTAagtaaaagatttttttttcataaaaatgaaCAAGTCTCTAAAGGTAAAAGTATATACAGGGTACAAACATGATGAGAAGTGAATGAATACAAAGTCGgcacaaatacaaaatattagtTAAGTAACTCTTCCGAGAACGGAGAAGAAGGATAGAATAAGCGGTAATAGAGATAATTGAGTGCCTAGAAAATTATAATCGACAAAAATCATCTCCTTATGAATGTTCTATTGATCATATATCTTTAGTTAAATCTCtgtttgactaaaaaaatatgcaccaacaatagaaatataatataaaaaattgaaagttatgTTTGATGATTGTCAACAAGCTCTCAAATTTAAGCTTTTTCAATAAGAGAAATGGCTTTTATTCCCTcaaagaaatgttttttttttatcttttaataatataatatttatataaatcacaattttatataaacattacATTTAAAGAAGTAATTATGATAatgttattataaataaaagataaatatttcacATTCAATATTTAATCTTataatatgcatataaaaagagattttatttaaataaaaaaaatcaaaaactcaattttatccatttaaaaaaaaaaaaacagtgacAGGCAATATTTGTAAAGTGAAAGGatgtgaaaaataatttcactattttcAGGGTTTAGAATGtaaacacataaaaaataaaaaaactaacttCGTTTACATTGCGCCAAAAATATCCCGCTTTCCGATAGCTCTTGGGATTTTGGCTTCACACCTTCAACCATCCTCGACCTCGAGCTCCCAATCCCCATCTCCATGGccgccaccgccgccgccgccggaTTCCTCACCGTCCATCCTCCTGTCCTCCTTCATCGCCACTCCTCGCCACGCCCTTCAACCCCCCTTTCCCCCCTTCTCAGAAGGAAATTAGCTCCAATCCGCACGTCCCCGAGGTCCTCCTCTTCAGAGCAACGAAGCTCCTCTCCGGATGATCTGGATCCTCCCAAATCCTCTCCTCTCCACCGTGATCCTGCCGGATTCTCCTTTCTCCGTCCGCTCAATCGCGTTCTCGATGAAATTAGGTATTGAGTGCTCTCTGTTTACcgttttctttattggttttttattgTGTGGACTCGCAGGGCTGATGGCATTGGCTTGGAGATTCTCAATATCGCGTTGCCTGCTGTTCTTGCTCTTGCTGCTGATCCAATTGCTTCTCTGGTTGATACTGCATTTGTAGGCCATTTGGGTATGTGTAATTACTGTACCAATTCAttcatgtaatattttatttttctattcaaGCATCAACGATAATATTGAGCAAATGCTTGAAAAATGGATGGATGTTTAATTTGTGAAGGTGAAGTGTGAGTAGAGATGCGTTGGTTGTGATTCTTGTGAAAGGTAGTTCATTTAGAGAACCAAAATTTGAGATGGATATTGGTACTGTTGCATTTGACAGGGTCTGTTGAGTTGGCGGGTGTTGGTGTTTCAGTTTCGATTTTCAACTTGGTGTCCAAATTGTTTAACATCCCTTTGCTTAACATCACAACGTCATTTGTTGCGGAGGAGCAGGCTTTGGATGTTGGCATGAAAAACAATTCTTCGGAAGTAGCTAGAAGTATGTCTGGTACTCTGATGCCTCAAGTACGCTGCGACATTACTTCCATTCTAATGTTTTGTGGATCCATGGTTTAGGTTTTTATGTTGGCAGGGGATGAAAGTTTAATTTCTGAAACTGGGTGGCAAAAATTTCTGGGGGGTGGCGATGTAGAAAGCAAGAAGTACCTTCCAGCTGTATCAACGTCTATAGCATTGGCTGCTGGTATTGGAATTGCAGAAGCAATAGCACTGGCCTTGTGCTCTGGGCTTCTTATGAATTTCATGGGTATACCTGTTGTACGTCAAACTTAGCTGATTGTGTATGAATAATTTAACCTATACAAGTTTTCTTTTATGATCATCCTTTAAGGAATTGCCCAATTTTTTATATCTCCGAGATGGTTCTTCGCTTCTAAGCAGCTATGTTTACTAGacctttatttataatttacctagtttttttttgttttcaagcaCTTTATTGCCAGGTAACTGTGATAGACTATGGATGATACATGTccataatttttatgaaaatgaaggcatttatttaatatatcttGTTATCTGTTTTATGATTGtcatttagtttttttctttaaattccATTTCTTATtacttcttattcttttttgttaGGATATCTTCTGATGAAGACAAACATTATGATTTATACAGGATTCACCTATGCGTGTGCCAGCTGAGAAATTTCTTAGCCTAAGGGCATATGGTGCTCCAGCAATAGTAGTAGCACTTGCAGCTCAAGGCACATTTCGCGGATTCATGGATACAAAGACACCATTGTATGCTGTAGGTATGGAGCTCAGGATCTTAAAAGGTGTTGAGTTTCATCTTCTTGTCACATGTTGATGTTGTGATGGTACTTGTGTATACCCTTATATGCATGAGATCGTATTGAATGCCTGTTTTGCTAGCTAGCCTTTGgcaataaatttttgttatgaGTAATGTTTGCATGTATGTAAAGATATCCGCATGCATGTATACTGTTTGGGCAATTGCTGATGCCATGGGCATGCATCATTTACCTTTTTCTCGAATGTCAGGTGCTGGCAACTTGCTGAATGTGATACTGGATGTCATTTTGATACTTCTTCTTGGTCTTGGTGTAGAAGGTGCTGCAATAGCTACTGTGATTTCTGAGTATGTTTTACCTGTATTTGATTGGggttttcatatttctttcatGAGCATGGTTTTTCTGTTCTCTGGCTTTCTTTATGCCTAAAGACTTATTTCAATGCTGCGTGCCTATTAGGTATTTGATTGCCTCTGTCCTCCTTTGGAAGCTAAATACGAAAGTGATCCTCATTCCTCCAAATATTATTGAAACCAGGATTGTTCGTTACCTAAAATCAGGTTGGTGTTAGTAATAAGTTTGATAGCATTTAAATGGTCAAATACTCAAAGGCTTTACTTGTGAATTCTTCCTGTTCATGTAATGAATTGGAGGTGGACATGGTGTAGCTTGTAATCACTGATGGGCTATTCTATTAGTTGACTTGTGTGGATGGTCTGAGTTATTTTCTTTACTTGGTAAATGTTGGTTCTTTGATCAATCTATATCCCTTTCATAATTACTTATGCAAAGAAGAAACTAGGCTGGAGAGTTTGATCAATCTATATCTTGTATATACTTGAACACAGGACAAGCAATGATTTTCTGTATTTAAAGTATTTGCTCTCACCAATATAGGGgttattgtgttttatttatttattt from Dioscorea cayenensis subsp. rotundata cultivar TDr96_F1 chromosome 9, TDr96_F1_v2_PseudoChromosome.rev07_lg8_w22 25.fasta, whole genome shotgun sequence includes these protein-coding regions:
- the LOC120269069 gene encoding protein DETOXIFICATION 44, chloroplastic, yielding MAATAAAAGFLTVHPPVLLHRHSSPRPSTPLSPLLRRKLAPIRTSPRSSSSEQRSSSPDDLDPPKSSPLHRDPAGFSFLRPLNRVLDEIRADGIGLEILNIALPAVLALAADPIASLVDTAFVGHLGSVELAGVGVSVSIFNLVSKLFNIPLLNITTSFVAEEQALDVGMKNNSSEVARRDESLISETGWQKFLGGGDVESKKYLPAVSTSIALAAGIGIAEAIALALCSGLLMNFMGIPVDSPMRVPAEKFLSLRAYGAPAIVVALAAQGTFRGFMDTKTPLYAVGAGNLLNVILDVILILLLGLGVEGAAIATVISEYLIASVLLWKLNTKVILIPPNIIETRIVRYLKSGGLLIGRTIAALLTMTISTSMAAREGPVPMAGHQICLQVWLAVSLLNDAIALAGQALLAREFARGNYKQARLVIFRVLQVGAVTGIALATFLFFGFCAFSEVFTTDSAVLDIARSGVWFVSFSQPVNALAFVFDGLYYGVSDFAYAAYSMVLVGLIASLFFLTAVPYFGLGGLWTGLILFMSLRAGAGFWRLGTKGGPWKMVWSETEVGLMEK